From Cellulosimicrobium cellulans, the proteins below share one genomic window:
- a CDS encoding FadR/GntR family transcriptional regulator: MATPRRRSFSTLDASRDGGPGATAPRRTTTADRIKDFILGEGLRPGDPLPTEAELCEHLGVSRSSVREAIRTLSTLDIVEVRHGHGTFVGNMSLDALVEALVFRGVLSPGDDLRALRDVVEIRQALDLAMADVIVASLAGTSNPDLHALVDEMVAAAADGLSFPKQDRAFHTGLLARLDNSLVGQLVAAFWDVHTAVVPKLGISVAADLDQTARAHGEMLDAAEAGDVQAFRAAVVSHYEPIDRALGVTTA, from the coding sequence ATGGCGACACCACGGCGCAGGAGCTTCAGCACGCTCGACGCGTCCCGCGACGGCGGACCCGGCGCGACCGCTCCCCGGCGCACCACCACCGCCGACCGGATCAAGGACTTCATCCTCGGCGAGGGGCTGCGCCCCGGGGACCCGCTGCCCACCGAGGCCGAGCTGTGCGAGCACCTGGGCGTGTCCCGGTCGAGCGTGCGCGAGGCGATCCGCACCCTGTCGACGCTCGACATCGTCGAGGTGCGCCACGGGCACGGCACGTTCGTGGGCAACATGTCCCTCGACGCGCTCGTCGAGGCGCTCGTGTTCCGCGGCGTGCTCTCCCCCGGGGACGACCTGCGGGCGCTGCGCGACGTCGTCGAGATCCGGCAGGCGCTCGACCTCGCCATGGCCGACGTCATCGTCGCGAGCCTCGCCGGGACCTCGAACCCCGACCTGCACGCCCTCGTGGACGAGATGGTGGCCGCCGCGGCCGACGGCCTGAGCTTCCCCAAGCAGGACCGGGCCTTCCACACCGGCCTGCTCGCGCGCCTCGACAATTCCCTCGTCGGCCAGCTCGTCGCCGCGTTCTGGGACGTGCACACCGCCGTCGTCCCCAAGCTCGGCATCTCCGTCGCGGCCGACCTCGACCAGACCGCGCGCGCGCACGGCGAGATGCTCGACGCCGCCGAGGCGGGCGACGTCCAGGCGTTCCGCGCCGCCGTCGTCTCGCACTACGAACCGATCGACCGCGCCCTCGGGGTGACCACCGCGTGA